GCTGCGGTCGTCCACAGGCCCTGTTCCTGCATCCGGGCCACCATCGTCTTGCACTGCAGGGGCTCGTCGGCCTGTTGAAGGACCTGCGCGGCCGCGTCGAGGCAGGTCAGCTTGCCCGCAGGCTTCGCGGTCGTCTCTTCGGGCTTCTTAGCCTCTTTAGCCGGCGTTGCCACCGCTGCCGTCGCCTTCGCCTTTGCGGGCCGTTTTGCGCGTGGTGCGACCTCGGCGGGCTCAGGGTCGCCTACGGGCGCGATCGCCTCGCGTTGGGCCTCTGGCGCGCGCTGCGGGGCCTCGGGTTCCGCAGCCGCCGGGCGCAGGTGGCGCACGTCCTTGACCCGCACGGGCTTGCCCATGTCGCTGACGGCGTTCCACCCGGTCTTGGCCGGGCCGAGGATGGTCACCCCTACCCACCGGCTGCCGACCTTCGCCTCGTACGCTTCGCCCACTTGTACCTGGTCCTTCGTCATGTTCGCTCCTACATTGAACTCCTGAAGGGGCCGGCCATCCCGGCCCCGCGTGGGACCATGTGTCCATGGGTGGCGGGACACATCAAGTCATTAATCCACTTGTGGAAGTGGGGGACCTGTGGCCCAGCAACGTGCTAAGGGTCCCGCTTCCAGCGCACCGGTGGGCACCGACGAGGAGCCGGTCTACGCGGGGCTGTCGGCTCGGCAGGGGCGGGCCATCGACGCGCTGCTGCAGGGGCAGACGATCACGCAGGTGGCGCTGGCAGCGGGGGCATCCCGGCGTGCCGTCCACAAGTGGATGCACCGTCCCCGCTTCCGGGCCGCGCTGCTCGACGCCCGCCGCGAAGCCTTCGGTCAGGCGATCGGCCTCACCCAGCGTTACGCGCCGGTGGCCGTCGCCACGCTGGTCAAGGTGATGAACGACGCCGGCGCCAGTGCCAACGCCAAGGTCGCTGCTGCCGCGGTGCTGCTGAAGTTCGGCCGGGAGGGGATCGAGCTCGACGACTTGGCGGTGCGGGTCGAGGTGCTGGAGCAGGCGCTGCAGCCGCATCCGGGCCAACGTGCATTGGAGGACCAGACGTGAACCTTGTGCGACGCGTGGAGAACCTCGAGCTGCTCAGGCGTCGGCAGGCGCCACCGTCGCCCGTGCCGCTGGATACGCCCGCCGACGTGCTGAACATTCTGGCCGAGCAAGCGGGGGCGGTACGGGGCGATGTCGGTGCAGACCCCACCGAGAAGGCCCGGACGCTGGTCGGGCTGTCAGCCGTCGCTCTGCGGGCCATGGACAGCCGCGACGTGCACGATCGGTTGGAAGCCGTCGAACGCGTGTTGAAGCTGCGGGCGAAGGAACAGCGGAAACAGGAACAGAAGCGGAGGTAACGTCATGCCCGTCGATGCGATGTACGACCAGTTCACG
This genomic window from Tepidisphaeraceae bacterium contains:
- a CDS encoding HTH domain-containing protein, with product MTKDQVQVGEAYEAKVGSRWVGVTILGPAKTGWNAVSDMGKPVRVKDVRHLRPAAAEPEAPQRAPEAQREAIAPVGDPEPAEVAPRAKRPAKAKATAAVATPAKEAKKPEETTAKPAGKLTCLDAAAQVLQQADEPLQCKTMVARMQEQGLWTTAAPTPAATLYSAILREITVKGDSSRFKKTDRGHFALNGGN